The bacterium genome segment TGCTCATGGCATACAACGGCGTCAAGATCGTCCGCGAGTACCAGCGCTTGGTGGTGTTCCGCCTGGGCCGCAGCTTCGGCCCGAAGGGTCCTGGGATCGTCTACCTGATCCCGATCATCGACAAAGCGGTCTGGGTGGACCTCCGGGAGGCGTTCCTCGAAATCCCCGCACAGACGTGCATCACGAAGGATAACGCCCCGATTTCCATTGATTTCCTTATCTACTGGAAGGTGTTCGACCCCCAACTCACCGTCATCCAGGTGGGCAACTTCGCCACGGCTGCGCAGGGGATCGCCACGACCGGGCTGCGCGCAGTGATCGGCGACCTCAGCCTCGACGACGCCCTGACGAAGCGGGACCGGATCAACCAAGTCATGCGCGCCAAGCTCGACGAGGTCACGGAGCGGTGGGGGGTCAAGGTGACC includes the following:
- a CDS encoding paraslipin translates to MGSAFAIAVVVVAVLMAYNGVKIVREYQRLVVFRLGRSFGPKGPGIVYLIPIIDKAVWVDLREAFLEIPAQTCITKDNAPISIDFLIYWKVFDPQLTVIQVGNFATAAQGIATTGLRAVIGDLSLDDALTKRDRINQVMRAKLDEVTERWGVKVT